A segment of the Romboutsia sp. 13368 genome:
NNNNNNNNNNNNNNNNNNNNNNNNNNNNNNNNNNNNNNNNNNNNNNNNNNNNNNNNNNNNNNNNNNNNNNNNNNNNNNNNNNNNNNNNNNNNNNNNNNNNNNNNNNNNNNNNNNNNNNNNNNNNNNNNNNNNNNNNNNNNNNNNNNNNNNNNNNNNNNNNNNNNNNNNNNNNNNNNNNNNNNNNNNNNNNNNNNNNNNNNNNNNNNNNNNNNNNNNNNNNNNNNNNNNNNNNNNNNNNNNNNNNNNNNNNNNNNNNNNNNNNNNNNNNNNNNNNNNNNNNNNNNNNNNNNNNNNNNNNNNNNNNNNNNNNNNNNNNNNNNNNNNNNNNNNNNNNNNNNNNNNNNNNNNNNNNNNNNNNNNNNNNNNNNNNNNNNNNNNNNNNNNNNNNNNNNNNNNNNNNNNNNNNNNNNNNNNNNNNNNNNNNNNNNNNNNNNNNNNNNNNNNNNNNNNNNNNNNNNNNNNNNNNNNNNNNNNNNNNNNNNNNNNNNNNNNNNNNNNNNNNNNNNNNNNNNNNNNNNNNNNNNNNNNNNNNNNNNNNNNNNNNNNNNNNNNNNNNNNNNNNNNNNNNNNNNNNNNNNNNNNNNNNNNNNNNNNNNNNNNNNNNNNNNNNNNNNNNNNNNNNNNNNNNNNNNNNNNNNNNNNNNNNNNNNNNNNNNNNNNNNNNNNNNNNNNNNNNNNNNNNNNNNNNNNNNNNNNNNNNNNNNNNNNNNNNNNNNNNNNNNNNNNNNNNNNNNNNNNNNNNNNNNNNNNNNNNNNNNNNNNNNNNNNNNNNNNNNNNNNNNNNNNNNNNNNNNNNNNNNNNNNNNNNNNNNNNNNNNNNNNNNNNNNNNNNNNNNNNNNNNNNNNNNNNNNNNNNNNNNNNNNNNNNNNNNNNNNNNNNNNNNNNNNNNNNNNNNNNNNNNNNNNNNNNNNNNNNNNNNNNNNNNNNNNNNNNNNNNNNNNNNNNNNNNNNNNNNNNNNNNNNNNNNNNNNNNNNNNNNNNNNNNNNNNNNNNNNNNNNNNNNNNNNNNNNNNNNNNNNNNNNNNNNNNNNNNNNNNNNNNNNNNNNNNNNNNNNNNNNNNNNNNNNNNNNNNNNNNNNNNNNNNNNNNNNNNNNNNNNNNNNNNNNNNNNNNNNNNNNNNNNNNNNNNNNNNNNNNNNNNNNNNNNNNNNNNNNNNNNNNNNNNNNNNNNNNNNNNNNNNNNNNNNNNNNNNNNNNNNNNNNNNNNNNNNNNNNNNNNNNNNNNNNNNNNNNNNNNNNNNNNNNNNNNNNNNNNNNNNNNNNNNNNNNNNNNNNNNNNNNNNNNNNNNNNNNNNNNNNNNNNNNNNNNNNNNNNNNNNNNNNNNNNNNNNNNNNNNNNNNNNNNNNNNNNNNNNNNNNNNNNNNNNNNNNNNNNNNNNNNNNNNGGTCATTTTTTAAAATTTATCTTTGTATTTATATTTAGTGATTTTATATTTAGTATTAATTTCCAAAATATAATGTACTTTTTTGTAATTTATTGAAATAAAAAACGTTGGTATATAAATACCAACGATAATAATAAATCTATTATATATATTTTTTCATATTTTTTAATGCATTTTTTTCTATTCTGGATACTTGTGCTTGTGATATACCTATTTCATCTGCTACCTCAATTTGAGTTCTTCCTTTGTAAAATCTTAAATCTAATACTAACTTTTCCCTACTATTTAATTTTTTTATAGCTTCTTTTAAAGCTATCTCTTGTAACCAATTTTCATCAGTATCTTTTTTATCTTGTACTTGATCCATTACAAATATTGCATCTCCATTGTCTTGGTATACTGGATCAAATAATGATATAGGATCTTGTATTGCATCTAGGGCCATAACTACATCTTCCACTTGTAATTCTAGCTCCTTTGCTATTTCTGATACTGTAGGTTCCTTTGCATTATTTCTTACTAATCTTTCTCTAACTTGTAATGCTTTATATGCAATATCTTTTAATGACCTACTTACTCTTATAGGATTATTATCTCTTAAGTACCTTCTAATTTCTCCTATAATCATAGGTACCGCATAAGTTGAAAATCTTACATTTTGACTTAAATCAAAATTATCAATTGCTTTTATAAGACCTATACATCCTATTTGAAATAAGTCATCTATGTTTTCCCCTCTGTTATTAAATTTTTGAATTACACTTAAAACTAATCTTAAATTTCCTCTAACAAACTCTTGTCTTGCTTCTTCATCTCCATCTTTTATTTTCAAAAGAAGTTCCATCATTTGATTATTTTTAAGAACTGGAAGCTCAGATGTATTTACACCACAGATTTCAACTTTATTTATTTGCATACATTTCAGTCCTCTCTTAAAAGTTTTCTTATATGAAATTATTTACACTTCATATATTTTTATACTTTTCAGAGAAAATTATTTATTATATAAATTTTTTCATTTCTTTCTTTAATCTTGATATTATTTTCTTTTCTAATCTAGATATATATGATTGAGATATACCAAGCATTGTAGCAACTTCTTTTTGAGTTCTTTCTCTACCCCTAGT
Coding sequences within it:
- the sigG gene encoding RNA polymerase sporulation sigma factor SigG, whose translation is MQINKVEICGVNTSELPVLKNNQMMELLLKIKDGDEEARQEFVRGNLRLVLSVIQKFNNRGENIDDLFQIGCIGLIKAIDNFDLSQNVRFSTYAVPMIIGEIRRYLRDNNPIRVSRSLKDIAYKALQVRERLVRNNAKEPTVSEIAKELELQVEDVVMALDAIQDPISLFDPVYQDNGDAIFVMDQVQDKKDTDENWLQEIALKEAIKKLNSREKLVLDLRFYKGRTQIEVADEIGISQAQVSRIEKNALKNMKKYI